A single Vulpes lagopus strain Blue_001 chromosome 3, ASM1834538v1, whole genome shotgun sequence DNA region contains:
- the MAPK3 gene encoding mitogen-activated protein kinase 3 has translation MAAAAAQGGGGGEPRGADGVGPGVSGEVEVVKGQPFDVGPRYTELHYIGEGAYGMVSSAYDHVRKVRVAIKKISPFEHQTYCQRTLREIQILLRFRHENVIGIRDILRAPTLDAMRDVYIVQDLMETDLYKLLKSQQLSNDHVCYFLYQILRGLKYIHSANVLHRDLKPSNLLINTTCDLKICDFGLARIADPEHDHTGFLTEYVATRWYRAPEIMLNSKGYTKSIDIWSVGCILAEMLSNRPIFPGKHYLDQLNHILGILGSPSQEDLNCIINMKARNYLQSLPSKTKVAWAKLFPKSDSKALDLLDRMLTFNPNKRITVEEALAHPYLEQYYDPTDEPVAEEPFTFDMELDDLPKERLKELIFQETARFQPGVLEAP, from the exons atggcggcggcggcagctcaggggggcgggggcggggagccccggggagccGATGGGGTCGGCCCGGGGGTCTcgggggaggtggaggtggtgaagGGGCAGCCGTTCGACGTGGGCCCGCGCTACACGGAGCTGCACTACATCGGCGAGGGCGCGTACGGCATGGTCAG CTCAGCTTATGACCACGTGCGCAAGGTTCGCGTGGCCATCAAGAAAATCAGCCCCTTTGAGCATCAGACCTACTGCCAGCGCACACTGAGGGAGATCCAGATCTTGCTGCGCTTCCGCCATGAGAACGTCATTGGCATTCGGGACATTCTGCGGGCACCCACCCTGGACGCCATGAGGGATGT CTACATCGTGCAGGACCTGATGGAGACAGACCTATACAAGTTGCTCAAAAGCCAGCAGCTGAGCAACGACCATGTTTGCTACTTCCTCTACCAGATCCTGCGAGGCCTCAAGTATATCCACTCAGCCAATGTGCTCCACCGGGATTTAAAGCCCTCTAACCTGCTCATCAACACCACCTGCGACCTTAAG ATCTGCGATTTTGGCCTGGCCCGGATTGCCGATCCTGAGCATGACCACACTGGCTTCCTGACAGAATATGTGGCCACGCGCTGGTACCGGGCTCCAGAAATCATGCTTAACTCTAAG GGCTACACCAAGTCCATCGACATCTGGTCTGTGGGCTGCATTCTGGCTGAGATGCTCTCCAACCGGCCCATCTTCCCTGGCAAGCACTACCTGGACCAGCTCAACCACATTCTAG GTATCCTAGGCTCCCCATCCCAGGAGGACTTGAACTGTATCATCAATATGAAGGCCCGAAACTACCTACAGTCTCTGCCCTCCAAGACCAAGGTGGCATGGGCCAAGCTTTTTCCCAAGTCAGACTCCAAAG CCCTTGACCTGCTAGACCGGATGTTGACCTTTAACCCCAACAAACGGATTACAGTGGAAGAAGCACTGGCTCATCCCTACTTGGAGCAGTACTACGACCCAACAGATGAG CCAGTGGCTGAGGAGCCTTTCACTTTCGACATGGAGCTGGATGATCTACCCAAGGAGCGTCTGAAGGAGCTCATCTTCCAGGAGACAGCCCGCTTCCAGCCTGGGGTGCTGGAAGCCCCCTAG